In one window of Rhinopithecus roxellana isolate Shanxi Qingling chromosome 15, ASM756505v1, whole genome shotgun sequence DNA:
- the LOC115893649 gene encoding thymosin beta-10, with protein MADKPDMGEIASFDKAKLKKTETQEKNTLPTKETIEQEKRSEIS; from the coding sequence atggcAGACAAACCAGACATGGGGGAAATCGCCAGCTTCGATAAGGCCAAGCTGAAGAAAACGGAGACGCAGGAAAAGAACACCCTGCCGACCAAAGAGACCATTGAGCAGGAGAAGCGGAGTGAAATTTCCTAA